Proteins encoded within one genomic window of Vairimorpha necatrix chromosome 3, complete sequence:
- a CDS encoding peptidyl-tRNA hydrolase, whose protein sequence is MINMLISLVVVIICAIILKLYTCKTNNSVRKHPKGDYVLKIIINKKINDDLSLILNLMKDSLFKVFPSLTNDPDLYAKWRKSGEAKIVLVGTSENMQKAYEQGKTKKILVTSKMHGNEMSLLVVGPGLKSEINEFTSDFRLF, encoded by the coding sequence ATGATAAATATGCTTATTTCTCTGGTTGTCGTAATTATCTGCGCTATAATATTAAAGCTCTATACTTGTAAGACCAATAACTCTGTCAGAAAACATCCTAAAGGCGACTATgtactaaaaataataattaataagaaGATAAATGACGATCTATCTTTAATTCTTAATCTCATGAAAGATTCCCTTTTTAAAGTCTTTCCTTCCTTAACAAATGATCCCGATTTATACGCAAAATGGCGAAAATCAGGAGAGGCCAAGATTGTCCTGGTTGGAACAAGTGAAAATATGCAAAAAGCATATGAACAAGGGAAAACTAAGAAGATACTAGTTACTAGTAAAATGCATGGTAATGAGATGTCATTACTTGTAGTAGGACCAGGACTTAAATCAGAAATCAATGAATTTACTAGCGACTTTAGATTATTCTAG
- a CDS encoding cell division control protein 6 like protein produces the protein MSLHKKVQEVFSLNSQSFYLRNEILENIKSFLEDKKDFILHLTGNPGSGKTSITKFVCKNKKYIYLNAYTDEIKKKILANKKCKLFIIDEFDKIPDSKFVINFIKSNKMKLITLSNNLNKSSGLNISLPTYTSRDILEILNLKCQEINSEILSDDDKKIISKMFGRTGDMRLVFNFVRDNFDKKINKVSLPKKAVDQESTSDQNLHHRLIKEVQGDTQERRKAYSLYIEKCDKLGITSFYRNDFYSVYDLYN, from the coding sequence ATGTCACTCCATAAAAAAGTCCAGGAAGTTTTCTCTCTAAATTCCCagtctttttatttgagaAATGAAATACTAGAAAACATTAAATCTTTCCTTGAAGATaagaaagattttattCTCCACTTAACTGGAAACCCTGGCAGTGGTAAAACAAGTATCACTAAATTTGTctgtaaaaataagaaatatatttatctaAATGCCTACACTGAcgaaataaagaagaaaatcttGGCAAATAAGAAATGTAAACTGTTTATTATAGACGAATTTGATAAGATTCCTGATTCCaaatttgtaataaattttattaaatctaataaaatGAAGCTTATTACTCTAAGTAATAATCTGAATAAATCTAGTGgcttaaatatttctctGCCTACTTACACTAGTAGagatattttagaaatattaaatttaaaatgtcaAGAGATAAATAGTGAAATATTAAGTGATGATGATAAGAAGATCATTTCTAAGATGTTTGGGCGTACAGGAGACATGAGacttgtttttaattttgttagAGATAATTTTGATAAGAAGATTAATAAAGTAAGTCTGCCTAAAAAGGCAGTAGATCAAGAAAGCACAAGTGATCAGAATTTACATCATAGACTTATAAAAGAAGTACAGGGAGATACACAGGAGAGAAGAAAGGCGTATAGTCTTTATATTGAGAAATGTGATAAATTGGGTATAACAAGCTTCTACagaaatgatttttattctgTCTACGAcctttataattaa